A genome region from Deltaproteobacteria bacterium includes the following:
- the ilvC gene encoding ketol-acid reductoisomerase produces the protein MTIFYDKDCDLSLIKNKRIAIIGYGSQGHAHAQNLKDSGCKVVVGLREDSPSCAKARGAGLEVTTVARAVKDADIVMVLLPDEKHGSVYREEIEPNLKKHAALAVGHGFSVHFGTIAPHQDINVFMVAPKGPGHLVRGEYVAGGGVPALIAINQDPSGDTKKLALAYASAIGAGRAGIIETSFREECETDLFGEQAVLCGGLTALIQAGFETLVEAGYSPEMAYFECLHEVKLIVDLIYEGGIANMRYSISNTAKYGDVTRGPRIITDETKKEMKKILQEIQEGRFAREWILECQAGQPSFKALLKKGEQHPIEDVGGRLRSMMSWIAKKKLVDRTKN, from the coding sequence CTGACGATCTTTTACGACAAGGACTGCGATCTCTCCCTCATCAAGAACAAGCGGATCGCCATCATCGGCTACGGCTCCCAGGGCCACGCCCACGCCCAGAACCTGAAGGATTCAGGTTGCAAGGTCGTCGTGGGGCTTCGAGAGGATTCGCCGAGCTGCGCCAAGGCGCGGGGTGCGGGTCTGGAAGTGACGACCGTTGCCCGGGCGGTCAAGGACGCCGATATCGTCATGGTCCTGCTGCCTGACGAGAAGCACGGCAGCGTCTACCGTGAAGAGATCGAACCCAATCTGAAAAAGCATGCGGCGCTGGCCGTGGGTCACGGCTTTTCCGTCCACTTCGGCACGATCGCTCCCCACCAGGATATCAACGTGTTCATGGTGGCCCCGAAGGGCCCCGGACATCTGGTGCGCGGCGAGTATGTGGCCGGCGGCGGCGTTCCGGCGCTGATCGCCATCAACCAGGATCCGTCGGGCGACACGAAGAAGCTGGCCCTTGCCTATGCAAGCGCCATTGGCGCGGGCCGCGCCGGCATCATCGAGACGAGCTTCCGCGAGGAGTGCGAGACGGACCTGTTCGGCGAACAGGCGGTGCTTTGTGGCGGCCTGACGGCGCTTATCCAGGCCGGTTTCGAGACGCTGGTCGAGGCTGGGTATTCGCCCGAAATGGCCTACTTCGAGTGTCTCCACGAAGTGAAACTCATCGTGGACCTGATCTATGAAGGCGGTATCGCCAACATGCGGTACTCGATCTCCAACACGGCCAAGTACGGCGACGTGACGCGGGGGCCGAGGATCATCACCGATGAAACCAAGAAGGAAATGAAGAAGATCCTTCAGGAGATCCAGGAGGGCCGTTTCGCCCGCGAATGGATACTCGAGTGCCAGGCAGGACAGCCGAGCTTCAAGGCGCTGCTCAAGAAGGGCGAGCAGCACCCCATTGAGGATGTAGGCGGACGGCTCCGTTCAATGATGAGCTGGATCGCCAAGAAAAAACTGGTGGACCGGACCAAGAACTAG
- the nusB gene encoding transcription antitermination factor NusB, with protein MQDAKDRSRPDSSRRSKRRRAREEAVKALYEIELNPAPAEEVVNRPQPGGGRLSGEIRSFAVDLVQGIVANRDELDSMLVRFAARQRIDRMAVIDRCVLRLAAYELRFRPDIPVEVTLNEAVELAALFGDAATASFVNGLLDRMIRELDIRSLKAPETAKRRG; from the coding sequence ATGCAGGATGCCAAGGACAGAAGCCGCCCGGACTCCAGCCGGCGGAGCAAGCGGCGGCGTGCCCGTGAGGAGGCCGTAAAGGCCTTGTACGAAATCGAGCTGAACCCGGCTCCGGCTGAAGAGGTGGTCAATCGTCCACAGCCGGGCGGAGGGCGCCTTTCGGGCGAAATCCGCTCGTTCGCCGTGGATCTTGTCCAGGGCATTGTTGCCAACCGCGACGAACTGGATTCGATGCTCGTCCGGTTCGCGGCCCGGCAGCGGATCGACCGCATGGCCGTGATTGACCGGTGTGTCCTTCGCCTCGCCGCCTACGAACTCAGGTTCCGGCCGGATATCCCGGTGGAAGTCACCCTGAACGAGGCGGTGGAACTGGCCGCGCTGTTCGGCGACGCCGCGACGGCTTCCTTTGTGAACGGCCTGCTGGACCGGATGATCCGCGAGCTGGATATCCGGTCCCTGAAGGCCCCGGAAACGGCCAAACGGAGAGGGTGA
- a CDS encoding 6,7-dimethyl-8-ribityllumazine synthase, with protein sequence MPKIYEGKLVATGMKFTILVSRWNHFITDRLLEGALDALVRHGAKDADISVVKVPGAFELPAVLGEVLKSKSLKPSAVIVLGALIRGGTAHFDLIASEVFKGVAAQASESGVPVSIGVLTTENIEQAIERAGTKAGNKGWEAAVAAIEMADLYRTIPA encoded by the coding sequence ATGCCGAAGATCTACGAAGGAAAACTTGTCGCCACGGGGATGAAGTTCACGATTCTCGTGAGCCGGTGGAACCACTTCATTACTGACCGCCTGCTGGAGGGCGCCCTGGACGCGCTCGTCCGCCACGGGGCAAAGGATGCCGACATCAGCGTCGTCAAGGTGCCGGGCGCATTTGAGCTGCCCGCCGTTCTGGGCGAGGTGCTGAAGTCGAAATCGCTCAAGCCCTCGGCGGTGATCGTGCTGGGCGCGCTGATCAGGGGCGGGACGGCGCATTTCGATCTCATCGCATCGGAAGTGTTCAAGGGCGTCGCGGCGCAGGCATCTGAATCTGGTGTGCCGGTATCCATCGGCGTGCTGACGACCGAAAATATCGAGCAGGCGATCGAGCGGGCCGGGACCAAGGCCGGCAACAAGGGGTGGGAAGCGGCCGTGGCGGCCATCGAGATGGCCGATCTCTACCGCACGATCCCGGCCTGA
- a CDS encoding type II secretion system protein M: protein MFDRLQPRERALIIAMAAVLVITALFMFVHVTGKKRRQLADRIQQASTDVEMIYRIGNRLTDIEATIGNIKLPSGTTCDRNLYGSIESLARREGITDLTIRPLQSQENDYLDEQSVEIEVRKVPLVNLVNFLYAIDRSPQAYRAWRFNVRRRFDDANLLDSRFQVSLFCGKQQVPEGGG from the coding sequence ATGTTCGACCGGCTGCAACCCCGTGAGCGCGCGCTGATCATCGCAATGGCCGCCGTGCTGGTCATCACGGCCCTGTTCATGTTCGTGCATGTGACCGGCAAGAAGCGCCGCCAGCTTGCCGACCGCATCCAGCAGGCCAGTACCGACGTCGAGATGATCTACCGGATCGGAAACCGGCTGACGGACATCGAGGCGACGATCGGGAACATCAAGCTCCCCTCGGGAACGACCTGCGACCGCAACCTCTACGGCTCGATCGAATCCCTCGCCCGCCGCGAGGGCATCACGGACCTCACGATCCGTCCGCTCCAGTCCCAGGAAAACGACTATCTCGATGAACAGTCGGTGGAAATCGAGGTCCGCAAGGTGCCACTCGTGAACCTCGTCAACTTCCTGTATGCAATTGACCGCTCGCCCCAGGCCTACCGGGCCTGGCGTTTCAATGTCCGGCGGCGGTTCGATGACGCGAACCTGCTTGACAGCCGCTTCCAGGTCTCCCTGTTCTGCGGCAAGCAGCAGGTGCCGGAAGGAGGTGGCTGA
- the gspN gene encoding type II secretion system protein GspN gives MELSLPASLSKLTARQRTALKIGGYVLWGLIFTLVFVAMKFPDNRLRELAEAEMSVITGKEVKVEKAGLYRLSGLDMTGVDFYSTGGFAQPLLRLKRQRIRMSILPALIGRLSAWGITEPEAGGTLELNVRAKSSDASLGLDFRQFQLSGARLEPKSPDHPPTEIDATISGKVSYSVDPGGEVGLADLGSVLAQIYGATAGIDLTITGVRLANLASETLPLSELRFDTFTIKGDIAEGRLNLSECSGTGPKGDLSLQGQISFTDPIRQSGLRLQIRYQPDEETRKTLGPVIGLKLRDDGRGVYTGYIVGQFGSPQVHK, from the coding sequence ATGGAACTGAGCCTCCCCGCATCCCTGTCAAAGCTGACCGCACGCCAGCGCACCGCGCTCAAGATTGGTGGCTATGTCCTGTGGGGACTGATCTTCACCCTCGTCTTCGTCGCCATGAAGTTTCCCGACAACCGGCTGCGGGAACTGGCCGAAGCCGAGATGTCGGTCATCACCGGGAAGGAAGTGAAGGTCGAGAAGGCCGGTCTGTACCGGCTGAGCGGACTCGACATGACCGGCGTCGATTTCTACTCCACAGGAGGGTTCGCGCAGCCCCTCCTCCGCCTGAAGCGCCAGCGGATCCGGATGTCCATCCTGCCTGCGCTCATCGGACGGCTGTCGGCCTGGGGCATCACGGAACCTGAAGCTGGCGGCACACTGGAATTGAATGTCCGGGCGAAATCCAGCGACGCCAGCCTCGGTCTCGATTTCCGCCAGTTCCAGCTTTCCGGTGCGCGCCTGGAGCCAAAATCGCCGGATCATCCTCCGACCGAAATCGATGCCACCATTTCCGGAAAAGTCAGTTACTCGGTCGATCCGGGCGGCGAGGTAGGACTGGCTGACCTCGGCTCGGTCCTCGCCCAGATCTATGGAGCCACGGCCGGTATCGATCTCACGATCACCGGAGTCCGGCTTGCCAACCTCGCCTCGGAAACCCTCCCGCTCTCCGAACTGCGGTTCGATACCTTCACGATCAAGGGGGATATCGCCGAAGGACGGCTCAACCTGTCCGAATGTTCCGGCACCGGTCCCAAGGGCGATCTCTCCCTGCAGGGCCAGATCAGCTTCACTGATCCCATCAGGCAGTCCGGTCTCCGGCTCCAGATCCGCTACCAGCCGGATGAAGAAACGCGGAAAACCCTCGGCCCGGTGATCGGTCTCAAGCTCCGCGACGACGGTCGCGGCGTCTACACCGGCTACATCGTCGGCCAGTTCGGATCGCCCCAGGTTCACAAATAG
- a CDS encoding FHA domain-containing protein gives MPRLVFASDPKRVFDITKDIISIGRMPENDIEINDSMISRRHIEIRREGGGWMLYDNNSLNGTFVNGDRVQKTVLRAGDVVTVGREKLTFEDTTEPSAPKVPDELFDASVPAASPATGPNAPKSPGEVVLSIDKVNDIYGMSRDGIAVRRQPPPAAQDKSRHFYILYQIGRLINANNDLDDLLATALQLIFEVINADRGAIFLVDAKGPPVIRTWRNRAQGSQAEQFRVSRTILDKVIGERISILTSDAKYDPRFEAGESIAQFAIRSALCVPVWERSEISGAIYLDNVEASAFSENDLELLTAIANQVAIGVSNVRLTERLAREAVARTKLEMYHSPDVVEMLLREGSDGTQMTSINAQERDATILFSDISGFTSMSTRFRAAEIAFLLNGYFDEMTKVIFRHRGSINKFIGDAIMALWGAPLAHAGDPALAVASAIGMLQRLDAYMQHVDESKRFKIRIGINTGPVIAGNIGSTKRMEYTVIGDTVNTAQRLESVAPKNGILIGESTANRVKHLYRLKDVGLLKLKGKEGGTRAYEVLWQEMAQLPSVLESSEILKRL, from the coding sequence GTGCCCCGACTGGTATTCGCAAGCGACCCGAAACGGGTATTCGACATCACCAAGGACATCATCTCCATCGGGCGCATGCCGGAGAACGATATCGAGATCAACGATTCGATGATCTCCCGCCGACACATCGAAATCCGCCGGGAAGGCGGCGGATGGATGCTCTATGACAACAACTCTCTGAACGGGACCTTCGTCAATGGTGACCGTGTGCAGAAAACGGTTCTCCGCGCCGGCGACGTGGTGACGGTCGGACGCGAGAAGCTCACCTTCGAGGATACCACCGAACCGTCCGCGCCCAAGGTTCCGGACGAACTGTTCGACGCATCGGTACCGGCAGCCAGTCCGGCTACAGGGCCGAATGCCCCGAAGTCTCCGGGCGAGGTCGTGCTTTCCATCGACAAGGTGAACGATATCTACGGCATGAGCCGCGACGGCATTGCTGTTCGCCGCCAGCCGCCGCCGGCAGCGCAGGACAAGTCCCGCCATTTCTATATCCTGTACCAGATCGGACGGCTGATTAACGCGAACAACGACCTCGACGATCTCCTCGCCACGGCGCTCCAGCTCATTTTCGAGGTCATCAACGCCGACCGCGGCGCGATTTTCCTTGTGGACGCAAAAGGCCCGCCAGTCATCAGGACCTGGCGGAACCGCGCCCAGGGTTCCCAGGCCGAACAGTTCCGCGTGAGCCGGACGATCCTGGACAAGGTAATCGGCGAGCGGATCAGCATCCTCACCTCGGATGCCAAGTACGATCCCCGGTTCGAGGCCGGCGAATCCATCGCCCAGTTCGCCATCCGGTCGGCCCTCTGCGTCCCCGTCTGGGAACGGTCGGAAATCTCCGGCGCCATCTATCTGGACAATGTCGAGGCGAGCGCCTTTTCAGAGAACGACCTGGAACTGCTGACCGCCATCGCCAACCAGGTGGCGATTGGCGTTTCAAACGTCCGCCTGACCGAGCGGCTCGCCCGCGAGGCGGTCGCCCGGACCAAGCTGGAGATGTACCACTCCCCGGACGTGGTGGAGATGCTGCTCCGCGAGGGCTCCGACGGCACCCAGATGACCTCGATCAACGCCCAGGAGCGGGACGCCACCATCCTGTTCAGCGACATTTCCGGCTTTACGAGCATGTCCACGCGGTTCAGGGCAGCGGAAATCGCCTTCCTGCTCAACGGCTATTTCGACGAGATGACCAAGGTGATCTTCCGCCACCGCGGCTCGATCAACAAGTTCATCGGCGATGCCATCATGGCCCTCTGGGGCGCGCCGCTGGCGCATGCCGGAGACCCCGCGCTGGCCGTCGCCTCCGCCATCGGCATGTTGCAGCGGCTTGACGCCTACATGCAGCACGTGGACGAATCCAAGCGGTTCAAGATACGGATCGGCATCAACACCGGACCGGTGATCGCCGGGAACATCGGCTCCACCAAGCGGATGGAATACACCGTCATCGGTGACACCGTGAACACCGCCCAGCGGCTTGAGAGCGTCGCTCCCAAGAACGGCATCCTCATCGGCGAAAGCACCGCCAACCGCGTGAAACACCTCTACCGGCTGAAAGACGTGGGACTCCTCAAGCTCAAGGGCAAGGAAGGCGGCACCCGAGCCTATGAAGTCCTCTGGCAGGAAATGGCCCAGCTTCCGAGCGTGCTGGAAAGCTCCGAGATCCTGAAGCGGCTATAG
- a CDS encoding NADPH:quinone oxidoreductase family protein, whose protein sequence is MKAWQVTEWCEPSQMKLVEVAPSQPGKGEIRIRNGAAALNFFDILMVQGKYQHKPPFPFTPGGEVAGTVEAVGPGVTAFRPGDRVMAMVSTGGYAEETVVPADAAYRIPDTMGFAEAAAMPIVYQTSYFALKYRAHLKAGEWLIVHAAAGGVGSAAVQIGKAMGAKVIACVGGADKFAFVKEQGADEALDYRDGAWVDRVKEITGGHGADVIYDPVGGDIFDLSTKCIAFEGRLLVIGFAGGRIPSIQANRILLKNIAVVGLHWGEYRKHNPALVGEAQKELFDLYSAGKIRPAVHKTYPLEKAVEGLADLGGRKVLGKSVLVMG, encoded by the coding sequence ATGAAGGCATGGCAGGTCACAGAGTGGTGCGAGCCCTCGCAGATGAAGCTCGTCGAGGTTGCACCCTCGCAACCAGGAAAAGGCGAAATCAGGATCCGTAACGGCGCGGCCGCGCTCAACTTCTTCGATATCCTTATGGTGCAGGGGAAATACCAGCACAAGCCGCCGTTCCCGTTCACGCCGGGAGGCGAGGTGGCCGGAACCGTGGAGGCCGTCGGGCCGGGGGTAACGGCGTTCAGGCCGGGCGACCGGGTGATGGCGATGGTGAGCACCGGCGGCTACGCGGAAGAAACCGTGGTCCCGGCGGACGCGGCTTACCGGATTCCGGACACGATGGGATTTGCCGAGGCGGCGGCCATGCCGATCGTCTACCAGACATCCTATTTCGCCCTGAAATATCGCGCCCATCTCAAGGCAGGCGAATGGCTGATCGTCCATGCGGCGGCGGGCGGGGTGGGCTCGGCCGCCGTCCAGATCGGCAAGGCGATGGGGGCAAAAGTGATCGCCTGCGTGGGCGGGGCGGACAAGTTCGCCTTCGTGAAGGAACAGGGCGCTGACGAGGCCCTCGACTACCGGGACGGAGCGTGGGTGGACCGGGTGAAGGAGATCACCGGCGGTCACGGCGCGGACGTGATCTACGATCCTGTGGGTGGCGATATCTTTGATCTTTCCACCAAGTGCATTGCCTTCGAGGGGAGGCTGCTGGTGATTGGTTTCGCGGGCGGAAGGATACCGTCCATCCAGGCGAACCGGATACTGCTCAAGAACATCGCCGTCGTGGGGCTCCACTGGGGCGAATACCGCAAGCACAATCCGGCGCTCGTCGGGGAGGCCCAGAAGGAACTGTTCGACCTGTATTCGGCCGGGAAGATCAGGCCGGCCGTTCACAAGACCTACCCGCTCGAAAAGGCGGTCGAGGGACTCGCCGACCTCGGGGGGCGCAAGGTGCTCGGAAAATCGGTGCTGGTGATGGGGTAG
- a CDS encoding MotA/TolQ/ExbB proton channel family protein: MQTLLSTGEHALLALLGLASFASLAIFIERFVYLRAATFDGRRELDRLNEQANAGTLDAYASEAEYRLGAAGKAVAAGIRSSHLGKAGVRETIDSARAFLRLDLERRVAVLGTVGSNAPFVGLLGTVLGIIQAFRDLAAAIHSGSAQPGAVMAGISTALVATAVGLIVAIPAVIFNNICRRRIARIERELDGLAHAVIAHAPDHPAPKKGG, encoded by the coding sequence ATGCAAACCCTCCTCTCGACCGGCGAACATGCCCTGCTGGCCCTGCTGGGTCTTGCCAGCTTCGCCTCGCTGGCGATCTTCATCGAACGGTTCGTTTACCTGCGCGCCGCCACCTTCGATGGCCGCCGCGAACTGGACCGTCTGAACGAGCAGGCCAACGCCGGCACGCTGGATGCCTATGCCAGCGAGGCTGAATACCGGCTGGGCGCCGCCGGCAAGGCAGTTGCCGCCGGTATCCGGAGCAGCCATCTCGGCAAGGCTGGCGTCCGCGAGACCATCGATTCCGCCCGGGCCTTCCTGCGCCTCGATCTGGAGCGCCGGGTGGCGGTCCTGGGCACGGTCGGCAGCAATGCCCCCTTTGTCGGCCTTCTGGGAACGGTTCTCGGCATCATCCAGGCATTCCGCGACCTCGCCGCTGCCATCCACAGCGGCAGTGCGCAGCCGGGAGCCGTCATGGCCGGGATTTCGACCGCGCTCGTCGCAACGGCGGTGGGGCTTATCGTCGCCATCCCCGCCGTCATCTTCAACAACATCTGCCGCCGCCGCATCGCCCGCATCGAGCGCGAACTGGATGGCCTCGCCCATGCCGTCATCGCCCATGCGCCGGACCACCCGGCCCCCAAAAAGGGAGGCTGA
- a CDS encoding biopolymer transporter ExbD, with protein sequence MAGGTPDTGDGMIEEINIVPLVDIVLVLLIIFMLTANFLDQQAIRINLPAAAAGDGAVPGTFSIVIDESDRLYLNGAPATPEAITAELAKTGGGPAQATVLIQGDRRASHGRVTEVMGLLKANGVTRFGINLDPGVQPVPSAPPQGEPPP encoded by the coding sequence GTGGCAGGCGGTACACCGGACACCGGCGACGGGATGATCGAGGAGATCAACATCGTCCCGCTGGTGGATATTGTCCTTGTGCTTCTCATTATCTTCATGCTGACGGCGAACTTCCTCGACCAGCAGGCCATCCGCATCAACCTGCCCGCTGCCGCCGCCGGAGACGGCGCCGTGCCCGGCACTTTCTCCATCGTGATCGACGAAAGCGACCGCCTGTACCTGAACGGCGCGCCCGCCACGCCTGAAGCCATTACTGCCGAACTGGCGAAAACCGGGGGCGGTCCCGCGCAGGCGACCGTGCTGATACAGGGCGACCGCCGCGCCAGTCACGGCCGCGTGACCGAGGTGATGGGACTTCTGAAAGCGAACGGCGTCACCCGCTTCGGGATCAATCTGGACCCCGGCGTCCAGCCGGTCCCGTCCGCGCCGCCCCAGGGAGAACCTCCGCCGTGA
- a CDS encoding TonB family protein has translation MSAAREQLVRPAAISPRRLLLASLAISAAVHAAVLGPMISSFGETTYSARPPELVLVELLPDAPAPVPSEPGADEPLITTVSPVPEAPPPPSRSAVAAATGATPVKFGVAPESLNPLPETGAAEAPAGNTLAVPPDTGRDIPPTDALAYSGGGVPTTEPPAFASLSSVTEFPRFLDFAPPRYPEAARRSGHEAIVRIEVDIAPDGSVIAARPAAGEAADPLFVESALRSVRAARFSPARIGTRPVAVRATLPVKFQLRN, from the coding sequence GTGAGCGCTGCCCGTGAGCAGTTGGTACGGCCTGCGGCCATCAGCCCCCGGAGGCTCCTTCTGGCGAGCCTCGCCATTTCAGCCGCTGTTCATGCCGCCGTGCTGGGGCCCATGATCAGCAGCTTCGGTGAAACCACCTACTCCGCCAGGCCGCCCGAACTGGTGCTCGTGGAACTGCTGCCCGATGCTCCCGCGCCAGTTCCGTCAGAACCGGGCGCCGACGAGCCACTGATCACCACCGTCAGCCCTGTCCCGGAAGCACCTCCGCCGCCCTCGCGCAGTGCGGTGGCCGCAGCCACCGGCGCGACACCGGTCAAGTTCGGCGTTGCGCCGGAAAGCCTGAATCCCCTGCCGGAGACCGGCGCTGCCGAAGCACCCGCCGGGAACACGCTGGCCGTTCCGCCCGATACCGGCCGTGATATTCCGCCAACGGACGCGCTCGCCTACTCCGGCGGCGGCGTTCCCACCACCGAACCGCCCGCCTTTGCATCCCTGTCGTCAGTCACCGAATTCCCCCGCTTTCTCGACTTCGCCCCGCCCCGCTACCCCGAGGCTGCCCGCCGGAGCGGACACGAAGCGATCGTGCGGATCGAGGTGGACATTGCGCCGGACGGCTCGGTCATCGCCGCCAGGCCGGCGGCGGGCGAGGCGGCCGACCCGCTCTTTGTCGAAAGCGCCCTTCGCTCGGTCCGTGCGGCCCGGTTCAGCCCGGCCCGCATTGGCACGAGACCGGTCGCCGTCCGCGCCACCCTTCCCGTCAAATTCCAGCTCAGGAACTGA
- a CDS encoding chloride channel protein, translating to MNRTPPPPAHPSDLASPPVTGRGLRSFGRRTRDRILESPEFGALVVGAAVGLLAIAFTEATHGLRELVIMAASPDGTWGLPGLISLVAITATGCAVATAIGAWLLGEAATGGINVAIARYHDGKRLKTRTLWHKFIQSVLALGSGSAGGGEGPIGYMGAAVGATVIKFMRLPPLPRRALLAAGMGAGIASLFKAPIAGAIFAAEVLYRSMGIEARVLFVSVPASIAAFCVYATAYGFGPALPLDAQPFDHPSELIGYALLGAACAVTGRFFHGLIHKVQKYAGDSWRRTGISLAGGLCLGTTVALIIQSGINPEKALALLGDGYQLFRAGAVDPHLDNALILLAAVLGLRIIFSAIGIGTATGIGDFAPAVTIGGLLGALVSTAIGTLYPPFAPPVAASAVVGMAAFYGGLSRAPLSGVLLVSEVTGRYTLMIPALWTTFITFRLLGNTSFYSAQKDRPESAEDIWLKPTGEDLPVRDALPVSAATIPVLDPGEPATRLILMLAPIALVKGKDDPPDSALRFLLSNDILHYPIGSAAIDLALAGALARTDLHPVAEDDSLSTAFALMLRDGVNAIPVIRKDGTFTALTRDEILLHLKVRPPAD from the coding sequence GTGAACCGAACCCCTCCGCCTCCGGCACATCCCTCTGATCTGGCTTCACCTCCAGTGACCGGTCGCGGACTCCGGTCCTTCGGCCGGCGAACCCGGGACCGGATACTCGAATCGCCCGAGTTCGGCGCCCTGGTCGTGGGCGCTGCGGTCGGCCTGCTCGCCATCGCCTTTACCGAGGCCACCCACGGCCTGCGCGAACTGGTCATCATGGCCGCCTCGCCGGACGGGACCTGGGGACTGCCGGGTCTCATCTCGCTCGTCGCCATCACCGCCACCGGCTGCGCCGTCGCGACAGCGATCGGCGCCTGGCTGCTCGGCGAGGCCGCCACCGGCGGGATCAATGTCGCCATCGCCCGTTATCACGATGGCAAGCGGCTGAAGACCCGCACACTCTGGCACAAGTTCATCCAGTCGGTGCTCGCCCTGGGGAGCGGCAGCGCCGGCGGCGGCGAAGGCCCCATCGGCTACATGGGCGCTGCCGTCGGGGCCACTGTCATCAAGTTCATGCGGCTTCCGCCACTTCCCCGCCGGGCCCTGCTGGCCGCCGGCATGGGCGCCGGCATCGCCTCGCTCTTCAAGGCGCCCATCGCCGGCGCGATTTTTGCTGCCGAAGTCCTGTACCGGTCCATGGGCATCGAGGCCCGCGTCCTGTTTGTGTCGGTCCCCGCCTCGATCGCCGCCTTCTGTGTTTACGCGACGGCATACGGCTTTGGCCCTGCCCTGCCGCTCGACGCCCAGCCGTTCGACCATCCATCCGAACTGATCGGTTATGCGCTGCTCGGGGCCGCCTGTGCTGTCACGGGCCGCTTCTTTCACGGGCTGATCCACAAGGTCCAGAAATATGCGGGAGACTCGTGGCGACGTACCGGAATCTCCCTCGCAGGAGGGCTTTGCCTCGGGACCACCGTCGCCCTGATTATCCAGTCGGGAATAAACCCTGAAAAAGCGCTTGCCCTGCTGGGCGACGGCTACCAGCTGTTCCGGGCCGGTGCTGTCGATCCCCACCTGGACAATGCGCTCATTCTGCTCGCGGCCGTGCTCGGGCTCAGGATCATCTTCTCCGCCATCGGAATCGGCACGGCCACCGGGATCGGGGATTTTGCTCCCGCCGTGACGATCGGAGGCCTGCTGGGTGCGCTCGTCTCCACCGCCATCGGCACGCTCTATCCGCCTTTCGCCCCGCCCGTCGCGGCAAGCGCCGTCGTCGGAATGGCGGCCTTCTATGGCGGTCTCTCCCGGGCCCCCCTGTCGGGTGTCCTGCTCGTGTCCGAAGTCACGGGGCGTTACACGCTGATGATCCCCGCCCTGTGGACGACGTTCATCACCTTCCGGCTTCTCGGCAACACATCGTTTTATTCCGCCCAGAAGGACCGGCCCGAGTCGGCCGAGGATATCTGGCTCAAGCCAACCGGAGAGGACCTGCCCGTGCGCGACGCGCTCCCCGTGAGCGCCGCCACCATACCGGTGCTCGATCCCGGGGAACCCGCCACGCGGCTAATCCTCATGCTGGCCCCGATCGCCCTCGTGAAGGGGAAGGACGACCCGCCGGACTCCGCGCTCCGGTTCCTGCTGTCCAACGATATTCTGCACTATCCCATTGGCAGTGCCGCCATTGATCTCGCGCTGGCCGGTGCGCTGGCCCGCACCGACCTGCATCCCGTGGCCGAGGACGACTCCCTCTCCACCGCGTTTGCCCTCATGCTCCGCGACGGTGTGAACGCCATCCCGGTCATCCGCAAGGACGGGACTTTTACGGCTCTCACCCGGGATGAAATACTCCTGCATCTGAAGGTCCGCCCCCCTGCAGACTGA